A segment of the Candidatus Syntrophosphaera sp. genome:
CTTCTTCAGCTCTTCCTGCAGGCGGGGGATGCGATGTGACCTTTTGGTTTTCATTGCAGTTTCTTGGCCACCTCTTCCAGCACGAAGCATTCGAGCACGTCGCCTTCCTTGATGTCGGCGAAATTGGCCAGGGAAAGGCCGCATTCCGTTCCGGCGCGGACTTCCTTGACGTCGTCGGCATAGTGCTTCAGCGAGGAAAGGTCATCTTCGATGATCAGGACGTCGTTGCGATAGAGGCGGACCTTGCATCCGCTCCTGATCACGCCGCGGTCGACCTGGCAGCCGGCGATGGTGCCGACCTTCTTGATCTTGAAGACCTGCCTGATCGTGGCGGAGCCGATGACCTGTTCTTCGATCTCCGGTTTGAGCATGCCTTGCAGGGACAGCCTGATCTCCTCGATCGCGTCGTAGATCACCTGATATAGTTTGATCTCCACACCCTCGTCTTCCGCGAGTTTGCGGGCCTGCTGGTTCGCCCGCACGTGGAATCCGATGATCACAGCGTCGGAGGCTGAAGCCAGGCTAACGTCCGCTTCGTTGATGCCGCCCACGCTTTTGTGGATGATGTTGACCTTGACCTCTTCGTTGGAGATCTTCTCGAAGGAATCGGCCAACGCTTCGGACGATCCGTCGGTATCGGTTTTGATGATCACGTTGAGTTCGCTGACGGCATCTTCCTTGATGCGGGCAAAGATGTTTTGCAGCGAGGATTTGTTCTGGTATTTTTCGCGTTCAAGGCGGATCTGGTTGCGCTCGGAGCTGATGCTGCGCGCGGTCTTTTCAGTATCAACCTGGTTGAGCAGGTCGCCAGCCTTGGGGGCTTCGTCCAAGCCGAAAATGCGTCCCACGTCCGACGGATTGAGGGTTTTGAGTTCCTGCCCGCGTTCGTTCTCGATCTTGCGGATCCTGCCGTGGGTGGCGCCGCAGACAACGATGTCGCCCTTGTTGAGGATGCCTTCCTGCATCAGGACAGTGGTGATCGAGCCCATGCGGGTGTCTTTGCTCGATTCGATCACGACCGCCGCTCCGGGCACCTCGCGCCTGGCTTTGAGGTCCATCAATTCTGCGGTGAGCAGGATGACCTCGATCAGGTTCAGTATGCCTTCGCCGGTGACCACCGAGGTCTTGCACCAGGGGACGTCGCCGCCGTATTGCTCCAGCAACACGCCGTAATCCAGGAGTTGGGCGATGACCCGGTCAATGTTGGCATCGGGAAGGTCGATCTTGTTGATGGCAACGATCAGGTTCACTCCCGCGGCCTTGGCGTGGTCGATGGCCTCGCGGGTTTGCGGTTTCATGCCTTCATTGGCTGCCACGACGATCACGGCGATATCCGTGACGTTGGCGCCGCGGGCGCGCATGGCCGTGAAAGCTTCATGGCCGGGGGTATCCAGGAAGGTGATCTTGTTTTTGTTGACCTCGATCTGGTATGCCCCGATATGCTGGGTGATGCCGCCTGATTCGCCGGCAACGATGTTGGTATTGCGGATGTAGTCCAGGATGGAGGTCTTGCCGTGGTCGACATGGCCCATGATGGTCACCACCGGAGGCCGTGCTTCCTCTTCCACTTCCGAGTATTGCTCCTTGTCGCGGTCGATGATGTCCGCGCCAAATTCGTCTTCAAAGCAGAATTCGACCTTGAACTCGTCGCAGATCATTTCCAGGGAATCCTTGTCCAGGCGTTGGTTCATGGTCACCAACTGGCCCATGGCGAAAAACTTGGAGATGATCTCCGCAGGGGTCAGGTTCATGATCTTGGCCAGTTCGCTCACCGAAGTGTATTCGCGGATGACGACCTGGCTTTCGCCCTGGTCGGTCGTGGTCTGTGCTTCGCGGTGATACTTCTTGCGCTTGCCGGTTTTGCCCATCAGTTTCTTGATGTTGCGGGAGATCTCGGCCTCGTCGACTTCTGTGGGCGGTTCGACCTTTTTCTTGCCCTTCTTGCTGATGTCGATCTGGGCTTTCTTGTGCTTGCTTTTGTCTCCCAGTTCATCGTGGCTGACCTTGGATTTGCCAAATTTCTTGGCTGCCTGGTCCTTGCCCGGTTCGATCGGGATGGCCGGTGACTTGGCCGGTTCTTCGCCGCGTCCCCTGGTCCGGGGTTCCGCTGCCTTGGCGCGCGTTTCAGGCTTTGGCCGGGCAGGCCCGCGTTCCTGGGTTTCCAGGTAGGATTTGGTCCGGGCGGGTGGTTTTCCGCCGCGCGGGGCGACGGGCGTGGCCTGTTGGTAGGGTACGATGATCCGGTGTTTGGGCGCTTCTTTCTTGGGCGCCACATATTTTTCCGGCGTGACCGGAGCCGGTTCTTCAACCGGTTCAGCTTCTTCCGCGGCGCTTTCAGGCTCAGCCGGGGGTTCTTCTTTCGGTTCCTGGGTCTTGGCCTTGGCGGCTTTGCCCTTGGCTGGCTTGGCTTTGGCGGGTTTTTCCGGAGCGGGCTCCTCCACGGCTGGCACTTCCTCAACCTGAGGCTCTTCTTTGGCCTCTTTGGCCGCCTGGCGCATTTCCGTCAGCTTCTTTCTATCTTTGGCCGCTTTCTTCTCCGCGTCGTACTGTTCGTTGAATTTACGGCGGATCTTGTCGGCGACTTCTTCTTCTATCAGGCTCATATGGCTCTTGATGATCACACCTTCGTCGGTGAGATGCTTTCTCAGGGCCATCGTGCTGATCTTCAATTCCTTGGCAAGCTCATGTACGCGTATTTGCACTCATTCCTCCACTTTGCTGCGCAGTGTGGTATTCCATCATCCTGGCGGCGAACTGCCTGTCCTGGATGCCAAATATGCCGGTCAACGGCAGTCCCAGGGCGGCGCTCAGCTCTTGCTGGGTGCTGATCCTGAGGGTTGGAACCCGGCCACTGCTTTCCGCTGTGGCGTTTTCTATTCGTTTGACCGTTCTGGCGGTCGTATCCCCGGCGATCACGATCAAATGCAGGCCTTTGCCGTGCAGGGCACGGATGCAGGCATCGGCTCCGGAGACAAGTTTCCCGGCTTTGCGGGCAAATTGCATCAAATTGATGATCCTGGCGCTGTTGTCCCCGGAGGCGTTCATTGGCCGCCTCCCTGGGTTGCAAGCTGTTCCAGGCTGGAAAAAACCGGATTGCTCCGGATGCCGAAACGCCGCTTCATCTGGGCCTTTTTCCATTTATCCAGCCCCACCAAACAGACGGGATCAGGGCAGACGTAATTCCTGCGGCCCTGGATCTTCCTGCCGGGATCGAAGATAATCCCCTCCCGGATGACCAGAAAGCTCAGCAGGGTCACGATCTCCCGGCTGGTCCTGCATACCACACAAGTTCGCTGTGGCATGTGATGGGCGTGGCTGTTTTTGTTTGGCATCAGAAATATTTGGCTGCTTCCTTGAGCCTTTCCGCCGTTTTCTGTCCCACCCCTTCCAGGTTGCAGAGCTCGTCGACGGAGGCGGCGTAGATGTCCTGGACGGAGGTGTAGCCGGCGTGGCGCAGGATCTCGGCGATCTTGGAGGTCACTCCGTCCAGATCGGTGATATGGCTCACGGTCCTGCGTTCCTTGGCCATCTTTTCCTCAAACTCATCGCTGGTGAAAATGTCGATCTTCATGCCGGTCAGTTTGGCCGCCAGTTTGACGTTTTTGCCGCCCTTGCCGATCGCCACCACCTTGTCCGCGTCTTCCACGATCACGCTGGCGGAGCGGTTCCGTTCGATGATGACCCGCTTGACGTTCTCGATCCCCAGGGCCCGCTCGATCATCTTTTCCGGGCTTTCGTCATAGACCACGAGGTCGATCTGCTCGCCGTGGAGCTCCTTGCGGATGCCGTCGATCCGGGTGCCCTTCAATCCGATGCAGGTGGCGATGGGATCGAGCTTGGGATCGTCGGTGCCCAGTTCCACCTTGGTGCGGATGCCCGGTTCGCGCACGATCTTGAGGATCTTGATCTTGCCGTTGTAGATCTCGGGGATCTCCGCCTCAAAGAGCTTTTTCACAAATTCCGGATTGATGCGGGAGAGGATGATCGTCACGTTGGATTGGTGGGAACGGATGTTGACCACATAGGCCTTGATGTTTTCGCCCACGCGGTAGAATTCGTTCTCGATCTGCTCATCCGCGGGCAACAGGGCGTCCGTGTAGCCGATGTCGATGCGGTAGCCGCCGGTGTCGTCGATGGATTTGATCTTGCCGGTCACGATCGTATTTTTCTGTTTATTAAAGTCGTTTTGGATCTTTTCTTCTTCCAGGGTGCGGATCTTGTCCTGGATGGCTTTTTGGGCGATCTTCACCAGTTTGGGCTCGAATTCCTGCATGGACATCGTCTTGGTGACATACTGCCCCAGCTCGGCGTAACGGTCGTAGCTGTTGCGCGCTTCTTCCAGCGAGATCTCGCCCAGCTCGGTCTCCAGCTCCACGACCAGGCATTTGTAGCGGGCCTGGATCTGGCCGGAATTCTCTTCCACAAACACTTCCAGCTCGTTCTCAGGCTCCAGTTTCTTGCTCAGGGTGCCTTCGATCGCCTCGACGATGATGTTCTGGATCAATTCCTTGTCCAATTGCTTGATGGCCGCGAGTTTGACCACCGCGTCCAGAATGTTCGTACTCATTGGTCGCCTTCCTCCCGGGGCTTGGCGATGAACAGCGTTTTGGCCCGGGTTATCGATTTTAGGTCTATTTCCAGGATCCGGCCCCGGTCGTCCAGGGTGACGCTATCCTGATTCACTTCGGTCAGGGTGCCCAGGGCGGACTTTTTCTCTTCGCCTTCGTTCCATTGGACCGCCACCTTTTCGTTGATGGCGCTCACCCAATGGCTTTTCAGTTTCAGGGGCCGCTCGATCCCGGGCGAGGAAACTTCCAGGAAATAGCGGTCGGGGATGATGTCCAGTTCCTCAAGTTCAGCGGCCAAAGCACGGCTGAATGAGGCACACTCATCCAGGGTCACCCCGCCTACCTTGGTCAGATAGACCGTGATGATCCTGCCCTTGCCGGACATCTTTTCGTCGATGTCATAGACCGCCAGGTGCATCTCAGCGCAGATCCTGCGGGCTATGTCCTCGACTCGCGCGCGGTAAAATTGCATGCTTTTCCCCTTTGCACACCCACTTTGCCTCAAAAAAAATAGCTAATACCTTAGCTATTCTGCTGCAACGTGGCGTAACTATAGTACTGGAGTGGGTTTTAGATCACTTCCACCCCTGTCTGCCAAATTCTGGGCTGCCGGATATGTGTCAAGCGAAATCTACAGCCTTCTTCTGCCTCTCTCTGTCCTATCCCGGGAGTCCAACCCGGGCTCGGTTTATTCAGCCCTTAAAAAACGAAGCCCAACTTCAGGCTCAGGAACTGTACGCTCAGGCCCAGGTCCAGTTCCGCGAAGAACTCCGATCCGTCCTTGGTCTGGTTTCTATAGCCGAGCCCAGCCGTCAGGTGCGGAAGTACGATCTTTCCCCGCCTGCTCTCCCAGACCGGGCCCTTGCCACCAAGGTCCCAGGAAGTCAGCGCCTGGTAGGAGACCGGATACACATCCAGCCCGGCCGCGAACACAGGATAGTAATTACTTTTGCCCAGCTTGCGGAAATCGATGTTGATCCCGCCCACCAGGTCATTGTCCGCCTTGTTGTAAAGCGCGTCCAGGTTGATGAAGTTCTGCCAGTGCCGCGTCCGGTTCGGATTGAGTTCCACGCCCAGCCGCCCGCCGCTATGCCCGCCAAGGCTAAGCGCGGCTTTGATTCCGGGGCTTTTCTTTTGCATCAGGCTGTCCGGGGCGGAGGCCGTATCCTGGGTATCGCCACCTTCTTCTGCTGGAACCTGCGCTGCCAGAATGCTGAGCAGCGCCAGGGCCACAATACACATGGTCGTTGTCTTCGCCATTTTCTCTCCTCCCACCGGGCGCGGTGGCCCATTTCATGCTGCTGCCATTACTGGTCAACGCAGTACACAGCGCGAATACCGATCTTTCCCGCATGATCTTTACCTGGCCATCAGCCTCAAGGGTCATGGTAGTCAATTACAACGATCAATGAATTTTGTCAAGTTTTAAATGAAAGATAATCCATAGAAAAATTATTTGCCCCTCAGGTTGGGCAGCAGGCATCTGAACAGCGCCCCGCTGGAGTCGAGCGAGGAACGAGCATGGACTCCAGCAAAGGCCAGAACGGAGACAATCCTGGAGACCCTGCGGGGCCGACGCAAAACAAAGAGATCGCAGCGGGGATTGAGATGAACAGCCCGCTCGACTCCAGGGTGGTTGCCTGCCGGCGCATAGCCAAACAGCAGGCCATGTTTGATGGAATTCTGTCATTTGGGATTCCTGACAAAGAGTTATTTCCCCCTTTTCCCCAGCCCGTTCATCACTAGTTCACCACTCGCTAAGCAAACGCCCATCAAGCGTTTAGTCGGCGAGTGGTCAGTGAGTGGCGGGGGAATCAAACATGAGGAACAAAAGGCTGTGGATTCAATTCCAAATAAGAATAGAGGCCAGCTTGGAGTTCAAAGCCGCGCAGATGACCCTGGGCGAATAACCCAGTGGGGAGGGTATGCCACGCTGGAGTCGAGCCTGCCTGCCTCTCAGTTTTTACTCAAACAACGCAAAGCTTCGCAAAGGCGGGCATGGACTCCAGCAATGGCTCTGGCTCATATTTTCGCAACGTCGTGCGACATTACGTAGGGGCGGACGCCGTTCCGCCCTGTACTTTATTCCTGGAGTCCATGCGAGCCGGAAACAAAACTGGGGTATTGAACAAGAAAATTTGCTGGCCGGCCCGCTCGACTCCAGGGATCCATTCACCAAAACACCAAACACCACCAAACCCCAAAGGCTTGGGGCTTGGTTACCTCTTGCGGTACAGCGCTTTAACCAACCAAATCACAAAACCCAAGGGTCTCTATGGCCCCCCGGGAGTTTGGATGGTTTATATTATGATTAGAACAGCTATAATACAGTCTTATATATAGATATATAGTATATTTATTATATAGTAATATATTTTTATATATCTACATATCATATCTCATCCTGCACTCCACACCTTCCTCTCCCCTGCCTTTCCTTCACCCTACGACTATCTGTCCAGCATCTCATCCAGGACTGGAAACACCGGTTGGGATTGAAACTCTGTAGCCGGAGGATTCCGATCCTCCGCATGAATAACAAAGGAAAAGGGCAGAGCTTTGGAAAGCTCTGGCTACACCTCACTCCGCATCTGTAGCCGGAGGATTCCGATCCTCCGCTTTTCTGCATAATGATCGTGGGAAATGGTTGCAGAGCTTTGGAAAGCTCTGGCTACACCTCACTCCGCATCTGTAGCCAGAGGATTCCGATCCTCCGCATGAATAACATGGGAAAAGGCAGAGCTTTGGAAAGCTCTGGCTACACCTCACTCCGCATCTGTAGCCAGAGGATTCCGATCCTCCGCATGAATAACAAAGGAAAAGGCAGAGCTTTGGAAAGCTCTGGCTACAACCATCAAGTCCCAGCTATGATCTGTGCCCCCTCCCGGGCTCTTTCAGCCCGATCCCACTGCTATATTTCCGGGGGGGGGTATAGAGACCCTGGGGTTTTGTGATTTGGTTGGCTAACTCACTGTTCCACAACGCTTCACCGAACACCAAGCCTTTGGGGTTTGGTGGTGTTTGGTGGGTTTGGTGAATGGATCCACAGGTAAAAAAAGGGGACAGGCAAGCCCGTCCCCTCTGTTGGTTGATTTTACTCCATCTTCACTCCCGTTTCAGCCACCACAACCCAAGGCCAGCACATCCTATCAGCCTCATCTTCCCTGGCGATGCGAATCCAGGATCTCCCTGGCGATCACATACACTTTGGCGCTGAGATGGTTATTGGACTTTTGGGTCTGGACGCTTATGGCGCCGCGCTCGATGAGGTTTTCGACCAGCTCGCTGAACTCCCTCTTTTTCATGTGGGCGGCGTTCATGAGCTGGGTGTGGGCGGCTCTGCCTCCGTATTTGTTGATGATGAGGTCCACCAGCTTGCGTTCGCCGGCCAGCTTATCCTGCTCATCCATGATGGAGAGGAGGGGCCGCACGTTGCGCATGTAGAAGTCGCACATATACATGGCCTGGCGGGCGTCCTCCTCGCTGACCTTGAGATCCCTCAGCAGCAGCGGCAAACGCCCGTTACGCCAGTATTCCGGCATCTGGGCGCTGATCCCCGAAAGGGCCCCGATGATGCAGAACTTGAACCAGTAGGCGTCGTAGAGCCTGGTGAAATAGCTCATCAGGACGTCGTTGTTCCGCCGGAAGTAGTAGTGATAGCGGCGCTCGTATTCGCGGTTGCGATATTCGATCGCCTCGGGAGCCAGTTCCAGCCTGGTTCCGGCAGGTATCCCCCGCCAGGGGGTGAAGACGTTGCGGTCGAACCAGGCCAGCTTCTTGGGCAGATCGGCGTTTTCCCTGATGCGCAGGTCGATCTCCTCCAGATTCACTCCGCGCACCACATAGAAGAGGAAGCGCTGGAGGAAGCCGGAGAGCAGATCGGGGCCGTTTTGGACGTTCTGGTAGAGCCAGCCCTCGGTGGTGGCCGCGGCGATGGAGAGGGCGGGATTGATGATGCGCTCCATCCGGTCCATATTCATCTGGCTGCGGCTCTCCCCGTCGAAGAGCTGGGTGAGGCTCTGCTTGTAGCTCTGGTTGTAGGATTTGTTCATTTCCTGCAGGGCGGAGGCCAGTTCGTGGTGCACGAAAAGGCGGCTGGAATTGAGGGCCAGCATGCTGTAGAG
Coding sequences within it:
- a CDS encoding ribosome maturation factor RimP, with product MQFYRARVEDIARRICAEMHLAVYDIDEKMSGKGRIITVYLTKVGGVTLDECASFSRALAAELEELDIIPDRYFLEVSSPGIERPLKLKSHWVSAINEKVAVQWNEGEEKKSALGTLTEVNQDSVTLDDRGRILEIDLKSITRAKTLFIAKPREEGDQ
- a CDS encoding DUF3987 domain-containing protein, producing the protein MDLHEKTMFQPYAGYTPHPGEEPAGGTHTINNEREEAAKASGDEEFTDELLELFGHKDSVPLEVGRLPWILQEYLALTTKCTDARPGLLLTAFLPFCAVNLGNRICMVNNSVPIFPNIWSCLLGPSSFSRKTTALRFADYTIRPYEDPLLSGPVEEFERDTMRLDSVTLAKLYSMLALNSSRLFVHHELASALQEMNKSYNQSYKQSLTQLFDGESRSQMNMDRMERIINPALSIAAATTEGWLYQNVQNGPDLLSGFLQRFLFYVVRGVNLEEIDLRIRENADLPKKLAWFDRNVFTPWRGIPAGTRLELAPEAIEYRNREYERRYHYYFRRNNDVLMSYFTRLYDAYWFKFCIIGALSGISAQMPEYWRNGRLPLLLRDLKVSEEDARQAMYMCDFYMRNVRPLLSIMDEQDKLAGERKLVDLIINKYGGRAAHTQLMNAAHMKKREFSELVENLIERGAISVQTQKSNNHLSAKVYVIAREILDSHRQGR
- the nusA gene encoding transcription termination factor NusA — encoded protein: MSTNILDAVVKLAAIKQLDKELIQNIIVEAIEGTLSKKLEPENELEVFVEENSGQIQARYKCLVVELETELGEISLEEARNSYDRYAELGQYVTKTMSMQEFEPKLVKIAQKAIQDKIRTLEEEKIQNDFNKQKNTIVTGKIKSIDDTGGYRIDIGYTDALLPADEQIENEFYRVGENIKAYVVNIRSHQSNVTIILSRINPEFVKKLFEAEIPEIYNGKIKILKIVREPGIRTKVELGTDDPKLDPIATCIGLKGTRIDGIRKELHGEQIDLVVYDESPEKMIERALGIENVKRVIIERNRSASVIVEDADKVVAIGKGGKNVKLAAKLTGMKIDIFTSDEFEEKMAKERRTVSHITDLDGVTSKIAEILRHAGYTSVQDIYAASVDELCNLEGVGQKTAERLKEAAKYF
- the infB gene encoding translation initiation factor IF-2, whose protein sequence is MQIRVHELAKELKISTMALRKHLTDEGVIIKSHMSLIEEEVADKIRRKFNEQYDAEKKAAKDRKKLTEMRQAAKEAKEEPQVEEVPAVEEPAPEKPAKAKPAKGKAAKAKTQEPKEEPPAEPESAAEEAEPVEEPAPVTPEKYVAPKKEAPKHRIIVPYQQATPVAPRGGKPPARTKSYLETQERGPARPKPETRAKAAEPRTRGRGEEPAKSPAIPIEPGKDQAAKKFGKSKVSHDELGDKSKHKKAQIDISKKGKKKVEPPTEVDEAEISRNIKKLMGKTGKRKKYHREAQTTTDQGESQVVIREYTSVSELAKIMNLTPAEIISKFFAMGQLVTMNQRLDKDSLEMICDEFKVEFCFEDEFGADIIDRDKEQYSEVEEEARPPVVTIMGHVDHGKTSILDYIRNTNIVAGESGGITQHIGAYQIEVNKNKITFLDTPGHEAFTAMRARGANVTDIAVIVVAANEGMKPQTREAIDHAKAAGVNLIVAINKIDLPDANIDRVIAQLLDYGVLLEQYGGDVPWCKTSVVTGEGILNLIEVILLTAELMDLKARREVPGAAVVIESSKDTRMGSITTVLMQEGILNKGDIVVCGATHGRIRKIENERGQELKTLNPSDVGRIFGLDEAPKAGDLLNQVDTEKTARSISSERNQIRLEREKYQNKSSLQNIFARIKEDAVSELNVIIKTDTDGSSEALADSFEKISNEEVKVNIIHKSVGGINEADVSLASASDAVIIGFHVRANQQARKLAEDEGVEIKLYQVIYDAIEEIRLSLQGMLKPEIEEQVIGSATIRQVFKIKKVGTIAGCQVDRGVIRSGCKVRLYRNDVLIIEDDLSSLKHYADDVKEVRAGTECGLSLANFADIKEGDVLECFVLEEVAKKLQ
- a CDS encoding DUF448 domain-containing protein — encoded protein: MPNKNSHAHHMPQRTCVVCRTSREIVTLLSFLVIREGIIFDPGRKIQGRRNYVCPDPVCLVGLDKWKKAQMKRRFGIRSNPVFSSLEQLATQGGGQ
- a CDS encoding ribosomal L7Ae/L30e/S12e/Gadd45 family protein, with translation MNASGDNSARIINLMQFARKAGKLVSGADACIRALHGKGLHLIVIAGDTTARTVKRIENATAESSGRVPTLRISTQQELSAALGLPLTGIFGIQDRQFAARMMEYHTAQQSGGMSANTRT